Proteins from one Salvia splendens isolate huo1 unplaced genomic scaffold, SspV2 ctg977, whole genome shotgun sequence genomic window:
- the LOC121791957 gene encoding LOW QUALITY PROTEIN: pentatricopeptide repeat-containing protein At5g14770, mitochondrial-like (The sequence of the model RefSeq protein was modified relative to this genomic sequence to represent the inferred CDS: substituted 1 base at 1 genomic stop codon) — protein MPAFKPKMLINPQRHFVKHLADASKPLLSRSLASHSSTNPHHFYTSLFCTLIHLFLRCRRLSKAIAAFSAMRDYKFTPELPHWNALLHHFNCAGLVHQVMLTYQEMIFSGVRPNVATKNVVVHSRCKVGGFDKALSFSRDNEDYRFMSDVVTYNTLIWGFCKFGYIEMGFGLVSEMVKRGVNCDSFTCNILMKGFCDKGLLEKAKLVMDTMCSGLITDGTVVPRDVVGFNTLINGYCKAGEVSVGLQLIGRMTKESLLPDIVTYNTLIDGFCEMGDVDSAKSLMDKLLECDISKVVDGEKCGVVTEVRQRPDHITYTNLIGGYGKHQQMEEALALYKEMLGKGIEPDVVTFSCVVNLLLKTGRFSEAKYLFHEMIRVGVTPNHVTYSSLVDFLFKRSDAMAAFGLKSQMVVRGITFDVVVFTTFIDGLIKAGXVREAEDMFRNLLDSNIVPNFITYTALINGLCNIGDMKGVECLMQQMKAHNVLPNVVTFTSAINGYVKCGMLEAAIGILQDMVSHNILPNAFTYSSLIYGCFKAGRKEIVEGLYEDMKMRGLKDNIFILNAFMNNLKEGRIEEAEALFKDSLFKRLVPDRVNYTTLMDGLFKSGKDSSALEVTEEITAKNIGFDIISYNVLLNGLLKGGHYDMQSIYTGMQQFGLTPDHATFNTLIKAYCREGKFDHSLRLLDEMKLHGLKPNAITCNILVEGFCKAGKIDEAMDLLKEFSVAGLHPTEIIHKIVLTAASEAKRADIIFKVHKKLVAMGLNLNLNVFGNLITILCGLKMTRRASSVLEEMSKAGFHADTVIYNAMIQGHCKSSHLQKASDVYSQMIAEGVPPNLATYNILLGGFASAASMHEVAKLQLEMEEKGFAPNGTTFDILICAHGKSGNMKESIRLYYEMITRGFIPRISTYNVLANNFAKMGKMKQAMELLNEMQTRGVPPNSSTYDILVTGWCDLSYHERSMKKLCDAEARKLFTEMNDNGFVPSKTTICRLGPVLAKPGKVAEAQRLLDRIYKTKI, from the coding sequence ATGCCCGCATTCAAACCCAAAATGCTCATAAACCCACAGCGGCATTTCGTCAAACACTTGGCAGATGCATCAAAGCCCCTTCTCTCCCGCTCACTCGCATCCCATTCTTCAACAAACCCCCATCACTTCTACACCTCGCTCTTCTGCACTCTCATCCACCTCTTCCTCCGCTGCCGCCGCCTCTCCAAGGCCATAGCCGCTTTCTCCGCCATGAGGGATTACAAATTCACGCCGGAGCTCCCTCATTGGAACGCCCTCTTGCACCACTTCAACTGCGCCGGGTTAGTTCATCAGGTAATGCTTACGTATCAAGAAATGATCTTTTCTGGTGTAAGACCCAATGTGGCTACCAAGAACGTTGTCGTTCACTCTCGCTGTAAAGTTGGAGGTTTCGATAAAGCGCTTTCCTTTTCCAGAGATAACGAGGATTATAGGTTTATGAGTGATGTAGTTACTTATAATACTTTAATTTGGGGGTTTTGTAAATTCGGATATATAGAAATGGGATTCGGGTTGGTGTCGGAGATGGTGAAAAGGGGTGTAAATTGTGATAGTTTCACTTGTAATATATTGATGAAAGGTTTTTGTGATAAGGGTTTGCTGGAAAAAGCTAAATTGGTTATGGACACCATGTGTAGTGGCTTAATTACAGATGGAACGGTTGTTCCTAGAGATGTTGTTGGCTTTAACACCTTGATAAATGGTTATTGCAAGGCTGGTGAGGTTAGTGTTGGTCTACAGTTGATTGGGCGCATGACGAAAGAGAGCTTGCTGCCTGATATTGTTACCTATAATACTTTGATAGATGGATTTTGTGAGATGGGAGATGTTGATTCTGCAAAGAGTCTCATGGACAAACTCTTAGAGTGTGATATATCTAAAGTCGTCGATGGAGAAAAATGTGGTGTTGTTACTGAAGTACGTCAGAGGCCAGATCATATTACATATACTAATTTGATTGGTGGATATGGCAAGCATCAGCAGATGGAAGAAGCATTGGCACTATATAAGGAAATGCTGGGAAAGGGAATCGAACCTGATGTAGTTACCTTCAGTTGTGTTGTAAACCTACTTCTTAAGACTGGGAGGTTTTCCGAGGCCAAGTACCTATTTCATGAGATGATAAGGGTAGGTGTGACCCCAAACCATGTTACCTACTCAAGTTTAGTTGATTTTCTGTTTAAACGTAGTGATGCAATGGCTGCATTTGGCTTGAAAAGTCAAATGGTAGTTCGTGGTATCACATTTGATGTGGTGGTGTTCACTACATTTATTGATGGTCTCATTAAGGCTGGGTGAGTTAGAGAAGCTGAGGATATGTTTCGGAATCTTTTGGATTCTAATATCGTGCCAAATTTCATCACATATACTGCATTGATTAATGGTCTCTGTAATATAGGTGACATGAAGGGTGTCGAATGTCTAATGCAGCAAATGAAGGCGCATAATGTATTGCCAAATGTGGTAACTTTTACATCTGCAATTAATGGCTACGTGAAATGCGGAATGCTTGAAGCAGCTATCGGTATACTACAAGATATGGTTTCCCATAACATTTTGCCGAATGCTTTCACCTATAGTTCCTTAATATATGGCTGTTTTAAGGCTGGTAGGAAAGAAATTGTTGAAGGTCTATATGAAGATATGAAAATGCGAGGGTTGAAGGATAACATTTTCATACTTAATGCTTTTATGAACAATCTTAAGGAGGGAAGGATTGAGGAGGCAGAAGCGTTGTTTAAAGATTCACTCTTTAAAAGATTGGTACCAGACCGTGTTAATTACACGACCCTGATGGATGGACTGTTCAAATCAGGAAAAGACTCCTCTGCTCTTGAGGTTACCGAGGAGATCACAGCTAAAAATATAGGGTTCGATATTATCTCCTATAATGTCTTACTTAATGGATTGCTTAAAGGTGGGCACTATGATATGCAATCTATTTACACTGGAATGCAGCAGTTTGGATTAACTCCAGATCATGCCACGTTTAACACTTTAATCAAGGCATATTGTAGAGAAGGGAAATTCGATCATTCTCTTCGACTCTTGGATGAAATGAAACTCCATGGATTAAAGCCTAATGCAATAACCTGTAACATTTTGGTAGAAGGGTTTTGCAAGGCTGGGAAAATTGATGAGGCAATGGATTTGTTAAAAGAGTTTTCTGTTGCAGGGTTACACCCAACAGAAATTATTCACAAAATTGTGCTTACAGCTGCTTCAGAGGCTAAAAGGGCAGATATCATCTTCAAGGTGCACAAAAAGCTTGTTGCTATGGGGCTTAATTTGAATCTAAATGTTTTTGGTAATCTAATAACTATTTTATGTGGGCTTAAGATGACTAGAAGAGCATCATCTGTGCTAGAGGAAATGAGTAAAGCTGGTTTCCATGCAGACACTGTCATTTACAATGCTATGATTCAAGGCCATTGCAAAAGCTCCCATTTACAGAAGGCTTCTGATGTGTACTCCCAGATGATAGCTGAAGGAGTTCCTCCAAATCTTGCAACATATAACATTCTTCTTGGTGGTTTTGCATCAGCTGCGTCGATGCATGAGGTAGCTAAGCTCCAGCTGGAGATGGAAGAAAAGGGGTTTGCTCCAAATGGTACCACATTCGACATTTTGATTTGTGCCCATGGGAAGAGTGGGAATATGAAGGAATCAATAAGACTTTATTATGAAATGATCACCAGAGGTTTCATTCCTCGAATCAGCACATACAACGTACTTGCTAATAATTTTGCCAAGATGGGAAAGATGAAACAAGCAATGGAGCTTTTGAATGAAATGCAAACTAGAGGGGTGCCCCCAAATTCCTCAACCTATGACATTCTTGTAACTGGATGGTGCGACCTATCTTATCACGAAAGATCTATGAAAAAATTGTGTGATGCTGAGGCAAGGAAGTTGTTTACTGAGATGAATGATAACGGTTTTGTTCCAAGTAAAACTACTATATGCAGACTGGGTCCTGTCCTTGCTAAGCCAGGCAAAGTGGCTGAAGCACAAAGACTATTAGATAGAATTTACAAGACAAAGATATAG
- the LOC121791953 gene encoding formin-like protein 11, translating to MGHLLHVIFIIIVFFLISFHTLISIDYTNHGVNKSYVNQDSKRVFLFEKFRVLLGLNSRRNGDLSHFSASPAPAPGPGIAPGGAPAPSPVAQRRAHAPLRHHHPLPQAHKVQKEERGRGKRVMTAVLASVGVTSALCAAAMFFGCRKFKKRRRKQRRRGLSKFVSSVKKVTSDPGPGPDLFYLNSLESALEPEKCCLKLSSTTEKICSGDNSFDGREVNVTDSEMESGGFSSCGEITTVHEISECVNKGSNSSLGEGIFLKFDDKIEANSDDDNESFHSFSDSQTRLSNASVSSVGEASENMPHEEIKQTHSSICTAASNIPPPPPPPPPPSPPLPTQESKSLSSSTLLSRSPVPSSAPPPPPPPPCPPPISNGNGNTPPPPPSSSLGTQQVPLGKDGCPLPKLKPLHWDKVRAAPNRSTVWDKLRSSSFEFDEEMMESLFGYNLQNSMKIEEAKSKTPSPSKHVLEPKRLHNITILSKALNVTAEQVCGALIRGEGLSLQDLEALSKMVPTKEEEAKLANYKGDILELGSAEKLVKAMIQIPFAFARIEAMLYRETFEDEVLYLKKSFSILEEACKELRSSRLFLKLLEAVLKTGNRMNIGTIRGGAKAFKLDALLKLSDVKGTDGKTSLLHFVVQEIIRSEGIRVSDSIMGKIQQRGKNEDKEVSYRRMGLDLVSGLTTELCNAKKTATIDLDVLASSVANLTEGMRGMQGLVGKEMKGGFVSSMRAFLEEGERKLRELQGDEDRVLLHVREITEYFHGDVSKDESNPLRIFVIVRDFLSMLDNVCKELRSFKAPPRCPNPFR from the exons atGGGGCATCTTCTCCACGTGATTTTCATCATCATTGTTTTCTTCCTCATCTCTTTTCACACCCTCATCTCAATCGATTACACCAATCATGGCGTCAACAAAAGCTATGTTAATCAAGACTCTAAAAGGGTCTTTCTGTTCGAGAAATTCAGAGTCTTGCTTGGGCTCAACTCCAGAAGAAATGGCGACTTGTCTCAtttctctgcctctccggcgcCGGCTCCAGGCCCCGGCATTGCTCCTGGAGGCGCTCCGGCTCCTTCTCCGGTGGCGCAGAGGCGTGCGCACGCACCTCTGCGCCACCACCACCCGCTCCCGCAGGCGCACAAGGTGCAGAAGGAGGAGCGAGGGAGAGGGAAAAGAGTGATGACTGCGGTGCTGGCATCAGTCGGCGTTACCTCGGCGCTTTGCGCGGCGGCGATGTTTTTCGGCTGCCGGAAATTCAAGAAACGGCGGAGGAAACAGAGGAGGAGAGGCTTGTCCAAGTTTGTGAGCTCAGTGAAGAAGGTAACATCCGATCCCGGCCCAGGCCCTGATCTTTTCTACCTCAATTCGCTGGAATCTGCTTTAGAGCCTGAGAAATGCTGTCTGAAACTGAGCTCCACCACCGAAAAAATCTGCTCTGGCGATAATTCATTTGATGGTAGAGAAGTGAACGTCACAGATTCGGAGATGGAGAGTGGGGGGTTTTCGTCGTGTGGAGAGATTACTACTGTGCATGAGATTTCAGAGTGTGTGAATAAGGGTTCTAATTCTTCCTTGGGCGAGGGAATTTTTCTCAAATTTGATGATAAAATTGAGGCAAATTCAGATGATGATAATGAATCTTTCCATTCGTTTAGTGATTCGCAAACGAGGCTTTCCAATGCCTCAGTTTCCAGCGTAGGCGAAGCTTCTGAAAATATGCCGCACGAAGAGATTAAGCAAACGCATTCTTCTATTTGTACAGCTGCCTCAAAtattccaccaccaccacctccacctccacctccatctCCTCCACTGCCGACTCAGGAATCCAAGTCTCTTAGCTCATCCACATTGCTAAGCAGGTCACCGGTGCCATCctctgctcctcctcctcctccaccaccgccatGTCCACCTCCAATTTCTAACGGCAATGGTAACACACCGCCACCACCGCCTTCTTCTTCACTGGGCACGCAACAAGTGCCGTTGGGAAAAGACGGGTGTCCGCTGCCAAAGCTGAAGCCACTCCACTGGGACAAAGTGAGGGCCGCCCCAAATCGCTCCACGGTTTGGGATAAGCTCCGGTCGAGTTCATTCGA ATTTGATGAGGAAATGATGGAATCACTCTTCGGTTACAACCTCCAAAATTCGATGAAGATCGAGGAGGCAAAGAGCAAAACTCCATCTCCTAGCAAGCACGTGCTGGAGCCCAAGAGACTGCACAACATCACCATACTTTCCAAGGCCTTGAACGTCACCGCAGAGCAAGTCTGCGGCGCATTAATCCGAG GGGAAGGCTTGTCCCTGCAAGATTTGGAAGCACTCTCAAAGATGGTGCCGACAAAGGAAGAGGAGGCAAAGCTCGCAAACTACAAAGGCGACATACTCGAATTGGGGTCCGCGGAGAAGCTGGTCAAGGCAATGATCCAGATACCCTTCGCGTTCGCAAGAATCGAAGCAATGCTCTACAGGGAAACCTTCGAGGACGAAGTTCTCTATCTCAAGAAATCATTCTCAATCCTCGAG GAAGCATGCAAGGAGCTGAGGTCGAGCCGCCTCTTCCTGAAGCTCCTTGAAGCAGTGCTGAAGACAGGGAACAGGATGAACATCGGGACGATAAGGGGAGGCGCAAAGGCGTTCAAGCTGGACGCGCTCCTGAAGCTGTCCGACGTGAAGGGGACTGATGGGAAGACGAGCCTCCTCCATTTCGTGGTCCAGGAGATCATCCGGTCAGAGGGGATACGCGTGTCCGACAGCATCATGGGCAAGATCCAGCAGAGGGGCAAGAACGAGGACAAGGAGGTGAGCTACAGGAGGATGGGGCTGGACCTTGTGTCCGGCTTGACCACCGAGCTTTGCAACGCGAAGAAAACGGCCACAATTGATCTGGACGTGCTTGCAAGCTCGGTGGCGAATCTAACGGAGGGGATGCGAGGGATGCAGGGGCTGGTGGGGAAGGAGATGAAGGGGGGGTTTGTGAGCTCGATGAGGGCGTTCCTTGAAGAAGGGGAGAGGAAGCTGAGGGAGCTGCAGGGGGATGAGGACAGAGTGCTGCTGCATGTCAGGGAGATTACGGAGTATTTTCATGGAGATGTGAGCAAGGATGAGTCCAATCCGCTCAGGATTTTCGTGATCGTGAGGGATTTCTTGAGCATGTTGGATAATGTATGCAAGGAGCTGAGGAGCTTTAAGGCGCCGCCGCGCTGTCCCAATCCCTTCCGATAG